A DNA window from Aminipila luticellarii contains the following coding sequences:
- a CDS encoding S-layer homology domain-containing protein encodes MKYREKIKRWTCLLCCIALLSALPVSNVFAEEQQEAVSQESGVTDQLAAQEEVSQSGNEGMQEEKTEEEIPEAVQEPQELSTDGSQQTSGDTEKAQETTELSLQKTEEGIAPVTLEAADPQEITLEKVLFNSDEAQPLKKDPSVWVLTTSTTFLGKAITGHFASDSLISISISHPILNGDSTTNQSTGKFWTITKQPKDFGGDFEVTLDYPYDGAYALQVTATAEDGNQKTYTWILAYVKSATDPLSVSLLDAVNLVDLNTDMKPVDGDLNSLFRIYEADEDTSSVELQVHRNITARDETQKSLKWMVADQNWVSLNGSDPVRFDTASNENEERYSPNLNLKPGLNVVSLFCANSGDSDLKATNFANTKNLAQRGFYNSLPYAYQGFVYLIYYAGEEKELDPPSNNTDISYIGVTQYTSNNNNPAQSAYPAQVAEDGEGYVIALPEKMPKMADQRFFLNGIVNETKPSNGIGWTHETILLNLKTSDPYAKAEVVDTLSSAEGEDYIYDYPNRNTDTPTVAAITMIDGAPWGNQFTPVNTWHKNEILVKVTAADGTEKTHTIKIVRASSKTDINSLTVNGGTLATEDETPAVFSSGVYNYYVDLPSSEGELSFMVDVPDGITFAVDGVNREKGTISLDASLPVHKLVVTAADGISKQTYIFLTRIGGATVPLFQVNKQTAAYAEDMLSGWNSRPEEEKKDISDSYWELYKTISTMDPENVTEEKDALKALEGSYVYDVTKHNFRQATDYAAVILELIMLGQNPYNYKGTDYVAELMKENDGTGNFGPFANNIWTLMAFKAAGAEIPEALKTAVKNQAMTASGDLDMRGWAMAAAAEYMTPLEIARWASSIVNTQMTSGEEIGMFKHPSYLTINTMTHGCVMTGIAGAGMDVQGSLFAACGRDPLTALKQEYMLEDGEFNYNRQGFSGYSKDVIIALGDILHGSNVWQRYTLTDAKYEKLLKDGQALMGGSAGSETERNAVQSALTAAKTAEEDTNNISKCGKEYFALYEAMSAIDTGLKADVLVGSPLDMFNDMVNALPESITAQDKESIAAVRDFYEGLSQTNKETANAATLLKFRNSQGAIIGLEAGNDAQSAFETILALPSSLIITLDDKSQVETARKAYNALTAEQKTWIDWAGTSVLERLTAAEEMIKKLSDPTDPVKTMTVTFKLLGGEKHGDTTPVYIYAKNKGKFETWIPETSYTFNSSSVTVYQVLTRALAQYGLDSVGADSNYVSKIKNPDGEWLGEFDNGPNSGWMYVVDGTHPSVGLKACKVSNGSKIVWHYTDDYTQEEGSEKWSGGSTAAAEKTADVRLEPTAKISNGAASVSLTLSDLKDAIVSTKTGGDIVIAPVIKGEVTAVRIELNKEALSAVAKQTKADLKLQTPEGYVTLPNKVLDSIASQMTGTTAIISIEKLEQSAEKLEQSALSTSQQKLTGDGTVYEVSIISGKENISSFDGESIKISLPYKLKAGQQESGVAVWYLNDQAGLEKINCTYSKSIEMATFSTTHLSRYAVGYDAWTNPFADVKSDSWFYGAVAFATRNGLFNGTSATAFSPNTQMSRAMLVTVLYRLEGSPAVTGSNSFSDVKGDQWYTNAIIWANTNGIVSGIGNNTFGTDKNVTREQMSTILYNYAKYKGYDVTKAGEVSSFTDAGQIQSWALDSVKWARGQELINGRTTATLVPDGSASRAEVATILMRFSEGVAK; translated from the coding sequence ATGAAATATAGAGAAAAAATAAAACGATGGACTTGTTTGCTCTGCTGCATAGCTCTGCTGTCAGCCTTGCCGGTGAGCAATGTTTTTGCAGAGGAGCAGCAAGAAGCCGTGAGTCAAGAATCCGGCGTGACAGACCAGCTTGCGGCACAGGAAGAAGTATCTCAGTCTGGAAATGAGGGGATGCAAGAAGAAAAGACAGAAGAAGAAATACCGGAAGCAGTTCAAGAGCCGCAGGAATTGTCAACAGACGGCAGTCAACAGACTTCGGGTGATACAGAAAAGGCTCAGGAGACAACAGAGCTCTCGCTGCAAAAGACGGAGGAGGGCATAGCCCCTGTTACTTTAGAAGCTGCTGATCCGCAGGAAATTACATTGGAAAAGGTTCTGTTCAACTCTGACGAAGCACAGCCTTTGAAAAAAGATCCTTCAGTATGGGTATTAACTACAAGTACTACCTTTCTTGGAAAGGCTATCACGGGACACTTTGCATCTGATTCGCTGATTTCCATCAGTATAAGCCATCCTATCCTAAATGGGGATAGTACGACGAATCAGTCGACTGGAAAGTTCTGGACTATTACAAAACAACCGAAAGATTTTGGTGGAGATTTTGAGGTCACACTTGATTATCCTTATGATGGTGCATATGCTTTGCAGGTCACAGCTACGGCGGAGGATGGTAATCAGAAAACCTATACGTGGATTCTTGCATATGTGAAATCTGCTACTGATCCTTTGTCGGTTTCTCTACTGGATGCGGTTAACCTTGTAGATCTCAATACCGATATGAAGCCGGTAGACGGTGATCTTAACAGTTTATTCCGGATTTATGAGGCAGATGAAGATACTTCTTCGGTAGAACTGCAGGTTCATCGAAATATTACAGCTCGGGATGAAACACAAAAGAGTTTAAAATGGATGGTGGCAGATCAGAATTGGGTCAGCCTGAATGGCAGCGATCCAGTTCGCTTTGATACAGCCAGCAACGAAAATGAAGAACGGTATAGCCCTAATTTAAACTTAAAACCGGGGTTAAATGTTGTTTCACTTTTTTGTGCAAATAGTGGCGACAGTGATTTGAAGGCTACGAACTTTGCTAATACAAAAAACCTTGCTCAAAGAGGCTTTTATAACAGTTTACCATATGCTTATCAGGGATTTGTCTATCTAATTTATTATGCAGGAGAGGAAAAAGAACTTGATCCTCCGTCTAATAATACGGATATTTCTTATATCGGTGTGACTCAGTATACTTCAAATAACAACAACCCGGCTCAATCCGCTTATCCGGCTCAGGTGGCAGAAGATGGGGAGGGGTATGTGATTGCCTTGCCAGAAAAAATGCCCAAAATGGCAGATCAGAGGTTTTTCTTGAATGGAATTGTAAATGAGACTAAGCCTAGCAACGGAATTGGCTGGACTCATGAAACCATTCTTTTGAATTTGAAAACATCCGACCCGTATGCAAAAGCTGAGGTGGTGGACACCTTGAGTTCTGCTGAAGGAGAGGACTATATTTATGATTATCCAAATCGAAATACAGACACTCCTACTGTAGCGGCGATTACAATGATTGACGGAGCCCCATGGGGCAATCAGTTCACTCCAGTCAATACATGGCATAAGAACGAGATTTTGGTCAAGGTGACAGCGGCAGATGGTACTGAGAAGACGCATACCATTAAAATTGTCCGTGCTTCCAGCAAGACAGACATCAATTCACTGACCGTCAACGGCGGAACCTTGGCTACAGAGGACGAGACACCGGCAGTTTTTTCGTCTGGAGTATATAACTATTATGTAGATTTGCCTTCATCGGAAGGAGAACTTTCTTTTATGGTGGATGTGCCTGATGGGATTACTTTTGCTGTGGATGGGGTGAACAGAGAAAAAGGCACGATAAGTCTGGATGCTTCTCTTCCTGTGCACAAGCTGGTGGTTACAGCGGCTGACGGCATTTCTAAGCAGACATACATATTTTTGACCCGAATTGGCGGAGCGACAGTACCCCTGTTTCAGGTAAATAAGCAAACAGCCGCTTATGCGGAAGACATGCTGTCAGGGTGGAATAGTCGGCCAGAAGAAGAGAAGAAGGATATTTCCGATAGCTATTGGGAATTGTATAAGACCATCTCCACCATGGATCCCGAGAATGTAACAGAAGAAAAAGATGCACTGAAAGCATTGGAAGGTTCTTACGTCTACGATGTGACTAAGCACAATTTCAGGCAGGCTACCGATTATGCCGCGGTAATTTTAGAGCTGATCATGCTGGGACAGAATCCGTATAATTATAAAGGAACGGATTATGTAGCGGAATTGATGAAAGAAAATGACGGCACAGGAAACTTTGGCCCGTTTGCCAATAATATTTGGACTCTTATGGCGTTCAAAGCAGCAGGAGCAGAAATACCCGAAGCTTTAAAAACTGCTGTAAAGAATCAGGCGATGACGGCCAGCGGCGATTTGGATATGCGAGGTTGGGCGATGGCTGCCGCCGCAGAGTATATGACACCGCTGGAAATTGCTCGATGGGCATCCAGCATAGTGAACACTCAGATGACTTCCGGTGAGGAAATAGGTATGTTCAAACACCCATCCTATCTTACAATTAATACCATGACGCATGGGTGCGTGATGACCGGTATTGCAGGAGCGGGTATGGATGTGCAGGGAAGCTTGTTTGCGGCCTGCGGAAGAGACCCTTTAACTGCTTTAAAGCAGGAGTATATGCTGGAAGATGGCGAGTTTAACTATAATCGGCAAGGTTTTTCTGGCTACAGCAAAGATGTGATCATTGCTTTGGGAGATATTCTCCATGGCAGCAACGTATGGCAGAGATATACGTTGACGGATGCTAAGTATGAGAAGCTTCTGAAAGACGGACAGGCCTTGATGGGCGGTTCTGCTGGCAGTGAGACTGAGAGAAATGCCGTACAAAGTGCTTTAACGGCAGCCAAAACAGCTGAAGAAGACACAAACAACATTTCCAAATGCGGGAAGGAATACTTTGCACTCTATGAAGCTATGTCGGCTATAGATACAGGACTGAAAGCAGATGTCTTAGTAGGAAGTCCTTTGGATATGTTCAATGACATGGTTAATGCACTTCCTGAAAGTATTACAGCTCAGGACAAAGAAAGCATTGCTGCTGTTCGTGACTTTTATGAAGGACTGTCTCAAACAAACAAGGAAACAGCTAATGCAGCCACTTTATTGAAGTTCCGAAACAGCCAAGGAGCGATTATTGGTTTGGAAGCAGGAAATGATGCTCAATCTGCTTTTGAGACAATTTTAGCACTGCCAAGTTCGCTTATTATTACTTTAGACGATAAATCACAAGTAGAAACAGCGAGAAAGGCTTATAATGCTTTGACAGCAGAACAAAAAACGTGGATTGATTGGGCTGGAACTTCTGTTTTAGAACGATTGACAGCGGCAGAGGAAATGATCAAAAAATTGTCAGACCCGACAGATCCAGTAAAAACCATGACAGTGACCTTTAAATTGCTCGGAGGTGAGAAACATGGTGACACCACACCAGTTTATATTTATGCCAAGAATAAAGGAAAATTTGAAACATGGATACCAGAGACTTCCTATACTTTTAACAGTTCGTCTGTAACGGTTTATCAGGTGCTCACAAGGGCGCTCGCACAGTATGGTTTAGATTCAGTAGGAGCAGACAGTAATTATGTTTCTAAAATTAAAAATCCAGATGGTGAATGGCTGGGAGAATTTGATAATGGCCCAAACTCCGGGTGGATGTATGTGGTAGATGGCACCCATCCATCAGTAGGCTTAAAAGCATGCAAGGTTTCAAATGGTTCAAAGATCGTATGGCATTACACAGATGATTATACCCAAGAGGAAGGCAGTGAAAAATGGAGCGGAGGAAGTACTGCTGCTGCAGAGAAAACGGCGGATGTAAGGCTTGAACCAACTGCAAAAATCAGTAATGGGGCAGCCAGCGTCTCCTTGACGTTATCAGACTTGAAGGATGCTATCGTAAGCACAAAGACAGGCGGCGATATCGTTATTGCGCCTGTTATCAAGGGAGAAGTGACGGCAGTCAGGATTGAATTAAACAAGGAAGCCCTAAGTGCAGTTGCCAAGCAGACCAAAGCAGACTTGAAACTCCAAACGCCGGAGGGCTATGTAACGCTTCCGAATAAGGTGCTTGATTCTATTGCTTCTCAGATGACCGGAACAACGGCAATAATTTCTATTGAAAAGCTGGAACAATCCGCTGAAAAGCTGGAACAATCCGCCTTATCCACATCACAGCAGAAGCTTACAGGTGATGGTACGGTTTATGAGGTTTCTATCATAAGCGGAAAAGAAAATATTAGCAGCTTTGACGGTGAGAGTATAAAGATTTCACTGCCGTATAAGCTTAAGGCAGGTCAGCAAGAAAGCGGTGTTGCGGTATGGTATCTTAACGATCAAGCGGGACTTGAAAAAATTAATTGTACCTATAGCAAGAGTATAGAAATGGCGACCTTCTCTACGACTCACCTATCTCGCTATGCAGTGGGGTATGATGCATGGACCAATCCTTTTGCTGACGTAAAGTCAGATAGTTGGTTCTATGGGGCTGTGGCGTTTGCTACAAGAAATGGTCTGTTTAACGGTACTTCTGCGACTGCTTTCAGTCCAAACACTCAGATGAGTAGAGCTATGCTGGTGACCGTATTATATCGCTTAGAGGGTTCGCCTGCAGTTACAGGAAGTAACAGTTTTAGCGATGTGAAGGGTGATCAGTGGTATACAAATGCTATAATCTGGGCCAACACAAATGGTATCGTGTCAGGTATTGGAAATAACACCTTTGGCACGGATAAAAATGTGACCAGAGAGCAAATGTCTACTATTTTGTATAATTATGCTAAATATAAGGGATATGATGTGACCAAAGCCGGAGAAGTTTCTAGCTTCACCGATGCCGGACAAATTCAAAGTTGGGCGTTGGATTCTGTAAAATGGGCAAGAGGTCAAGAGTTGATTAATGGACGGACGACCGCAACTCTTGTACCTGATGGCAGTGCTTCCCGCGCAGAGGTGGCTACCATTCTTATGCGCTTTTCAGAAGGGGTTGCAAAATAA
- a CDS encoding Dph6-related ATP pyrophosphatase, whose translation MKDKILFTASYSGGKDSTLAIYKAICMGLEPQSLIMTYNEDRNKTWFHGITEQMIHRLSESLQIPIKLIRTAGTEYERNFEDALKEEKRKGAEICVFGDIDIADHLKWNKERCGASGLNPLLPLWKKSRIQVVYDFIDSGFITYITVVDTEKMNGKYIGKQLTRKLIAQLQAEGVDVCGENGEYHTFVCDGPIFSRPVPLDVEKQSFDGRYARIEIV comes from the coding sequence TTGAAAGATAAGATTCTATTTACAGCATCCTACAGCGGCGGAAAGGACAGCACACTGGCGATTTATAAAGCAATCTGCATGGGGCTGGAACCTCAAAGCTTAATTATGACTTATAATGAAGACAGAAACAAAACCTGGTTTCACGGCATTACGGAGCAGATGATACATCGGCTTTCAGAATCTCTGCAAATTCCCATAAAACTAATAAGAACCGCGGGAACGGAGTATGAAAGAAATTTTGAGGATGCCCTAAAGGAAGAAAAGCGAAAAGGGGCGGAAATTTGCGTATTCGGAGATATTGACATAGCAGACCATCTGAAATGGAATAAGGAACGATGTGGGGCTTCAGGATTAAACCCTTTACTTCCCTTGTGGAAGAAATCAAGGATACAGGTGGTCTATGATTTTATAGACAGCGGATTTATAACCTATATCACAGTAGTAGATACGGAAAAGATGAACGGGAAATATATCGGAAAACAGCTGACTAGAAAACTGATAGCACAGCTTCAAGCAGAAGGTGTTGATGTGTGCGGTGAAAATGGCGAATACCATACCTTTGTATGCGACGGCCCGATTTTCAGCCGGCCTGTTCCCCTGGACGTGGAGAAGCAAAGCTTTGACGGCAGATATGCAAGGATAGAGATTGTATAG
- a CDS encoding nitrogenase component 1 gives MKQEIAIYGKGGIGKSTLSANLSAALADSGKRVLQIGCDPKHDSTRLLLNGRKINTILDYIKITGALDYKKEDILFQGYHGIGCVEAGGPEPGVGCAGRGIITSFELLEQFKIKEDYDLILYDVLGDVVCGGFAVPIRREYADTIFLVTSGEYMAMYAANNILRGIKNYDTGRCRVAGLLYNSRNVEDEDRKVEAFAEAVGLPICARIPRSDVFARAERKNKTVIELVSRKRTENGEKDLPEEEKKIYDIFQSLSQNIITGIPMHEAKPLTDEQLEAVIYNTVRAAGHENEDQSLLAVHRSSKWQGELKRASVSKATGKNEELKPEGENSLNPYLSKNVIRNEPLHGCAFNGAVTMSIHIQDAVILAHAPKSCAYLSYQSISSSGRRGLFERGALMPVSISPNFQCTDMNETDMIFGGTQKLMEKIEAVKKQKPKAIIVISSCPAGIIGDDIDRVKALAEKDIPIITIKTDGNLSGDYLQGMLLCYTGLAAQIIDRSIKPEKKVVNIVFEKVVAKNTESNFQIIEKYLNQMNITVNCRFLCSTSFDKLKNFCKAELNLLAYKDYTGMILENFFTETYPCRFFDKQFPVGSLETEQWLLDLGALMEERETAQRIVEENKQVYEKRIERIRPTLTGKKLMIMTYNHDLDWILTAALDAGMEIVKIGILNFSQDEGFRTRLHTDFPLEEDYDPEKRESDMEKYAPDILLSNYESGRAYDNCMTDTIPMCPDVGFFSGCNMVERWAALMELNLQGEWKKDERLFAKYYTG, from the coding sequence ATGAAACAGGAAATAGCCATTTATGGAAAAGGCGGGATAGGCAAGTCTACTCTTAGTGCCAATCTATCGGCGGCACTGGCGGATTCGGGAAAACGTGTATTACAAATTGGGTGCGACCCAAAGCACGACTCCACCAGACTGCTTTTAAACGGAAGAAAAATAAATACCATACTGGATTACATTAAAATAACGGGAGCATTGGACTATAAAAAGGAAGACATCTTATTTCAAGGCTATCACGGTATAGGGTGTGTGGAAGCCGGGGGTCCGGAGCCCGGAGTAGGATGTGCAGGAAGGGGGATCATTACGTCCTTTGAACTGCTGGAGCAGTTTAAAATAAAAGAGGACTATGACCTTATTCTCTATGATGTGCTGGGGGATGTGGTGTGCGGCGGATTTGCGGTTCCCATTCGGAGAGAATACGCAGATACCATATTTTTAGTGACCTCAGGGGAGTATATGGCCATGTATGCCGCCAATAACATCCTTCGGGGAATAAAGAATTATGATACGGGAAGGTGCAGGGTCGCAGGCTTATTATACAACTCCCGCAATGTGGAAGATGAAGACCGAAAGGTAGAGGCCTTTGCGGAAGCAGTGGGGCTGCCTATTTGTGCCAGAATTCCGAGAAGCGATGTTTTTGCCCGGGCTGAACGGAAAAATAAAACGGTCATAGAACTGGTATCCCGCAAAAGGACGGAAAACGGTGAAAAAGATCTCCCGGAAGAGGAAAAGAAAATTTATGATATTTTTCAGAGCCTAAGTCAGAATATTATAACCGGCATTCCAATGCATGAAGCAAAGCCTTTAACAGATGAACAACTGGAAGCTGTCATTTACAATACAGTAAGGGCGGCAGGCCATGAAAATGAAGATCAGAGCCTACTTGCAGTTCATCGTTCTTCCAAATGGCAGGGGGAATTAAAGAGAGCATCGGTAAGCAAGGCAACAGGGAAAAACGAAGAATTGAAGCCGGAAGGAGAAAATTCTCTGAACCCATACTTATCTAAAAATGTTATAAGAAATGAACCGCTCCACGGCTGCGCTTTTAACGGGGCGGTAACCATGAGCATCCATATTCAGGACGCAGTCATATTGGCTCATGCTCCCAAGAGCTGTGCGTATCTGTCCTATCAAAGTATAAGCTCTTCGGGCAGGCGTGGACTTTTTGAACGGGGAGCCTTGATGCCTGTTTCCATCTCCCCTAACTTTCAATGTACCGATATGAATGAAACCGATATGATTTTCGGCGGAACGCAAAAGCTTATGGAAAAAATAGAAGCGGTAAAAAAGCAAAAGCCGAAAGCTATTATCGTTATAAGCTCGTGTCCTGCCGGTATCATAGGGGATGACATTGACCGGGTAAAAGCGCTGGCAGAAAAAGATATCCCCATTATTACCATAAAAACAGATGGAAACTTATCCGGAGATTATTTGCAGGGGATGCTTCTCTGTTATACTGGGTTGGCCGCTCAAATCATAGATCGGAGCATAAAACCGGAGAAAAAGGTAGTCAACATTGTTTTTGAAAAAGTGGTGGCCAAGAATACGGAAAGCAATTTTCAAATCATAGAGAAGTATTTGAATCAGATGAATATAACCGTCAACTGCCGGTTCCTGTGCAGCACTTCTTTTGATAAATTGAAAAACTTTTGTAAGGCTGAGCTGAATTTGCTGGCATATAAGGATTATACCGGCATGATTCTGGAAAATTTCTTTACAGAGACCTATCCGTGCCGATTCTTTGATAAGCAATTTCCGGTGGGCTCGCTTGAGACCGAGCAGTGGCTTTTAGACCTTGGTGCGCTCATGGAGGAAAGGGAGACGGCACAGAGGATAGTAGAAGAAAATAAACAGGTATATGAAAAAAGAATAGAACGAATAAGACCCACCCTGACAGGAAAGAAGCTCATGATCATGACCTATAACCATGATTTGGACTGGATCCTGACAGCCGCCCTTGATGCGGGCATGGAGATTGTTAAGATCGGTATTTTAAATTTTTCACAGGATGAAGGGTTTCGGACCCGGCTTCATACAGACTTTCCCCTGGAAGAAGATTACGATCCGGAAAAGAGGGAAAGCGATATGGAAAAATATGCGCCGGATATCCTGTTATCGAATTATGAATCGGGCAGAGCGTATGATAACTGCATGACCGATACGATTCCCATGTGCCCGGATGTAGGATTTTTTTCGGGCTGCAATATGGTAGAACGGTGGGCCGCTTTAATGGAATTAAATTTACAGGGAGAATGGAAAAAGGATGAACGATTATTTGCAAAATATTACACCGGATAG
- a CDS encoding nitrogenase component 1, with protein MNDYLQNITPDSFSGIVFGLEGMSKAIVLINGPTGCKFYHSATSDNQSIKQLQFDPLNYPEQWYFGQPRVPCTYLDKRDYVYGSKDKIIEALDFFKKNIDFDILCIVNSPGASLIGDDLRGIAEDLCENIPCVFIQTPGYSKTVCEGFEYAMIQLLTQLTERGWINKNSELKTEQVKQIKAQDQIGPSEKTVKKTVNLIGVSILHKYFEGDVKELTRLLNMCGVEVHAVLACDLTMEQLRKIGEADLNLVIHAEYGVKTAEHLKQEFGTPYYLCEGMPVGFKATERFVQDICGIFQIERERRENFIQESERARARAYVYLSRLNSLTGLPKGVQFAVEGNWSECYSYVTFLVEYFGMAAESISILNAGCDSGQVEEKLRNFLKLHHMEEALERELPETNSELVFANANTIARLKLRGLAFSGIEISLPTMGYVDILPKTHMGIAGAMLLTEQVINGLMF; from the coding sequence ATGAACGATTATTTGCAAAATATTACACCGGATAGTTTTTCCGGCATTGTTTTTGGATTGGAAGGCATGTCCAAGGCTATCGTTTTAATAAACGGACCTACCGGCTGCAAATTTTATCACTCTGCTACGTCGGATAATCAAAGTATAAAGCAGCTGCAATTTGATCCGTTAAACTATCCGGAGCAATGGTATTTCGGACAGCCCAGAGTCCCGTGTACGTATTTGGATAAGCGGGACTATGTATATGGAAGCAAAGATAAAATCATAGAAGCTTTGGACTTTTTTAAGAAAAATATAGACTTTGACATTCTATGCATCGTCAATTCTCCGGGAGCATCGTTGATTGGGGATGATTTAAGAGGAATAGCAGAGGACCTTTGCGAAAATATTCCTTGTGTGTTTATACAGACACCGGGCTATTCTAAAACCGTATGTGAAGGCTTTGAATATGCTATGATACAGCTTCTTACTCAGTTAACTGAGCGGGGATGGATCAATAAAAATTCTGAATTAAAGACAGAGCAGGTAAAACAAATAAAAGCTCAAGACCAGATAGGCCCTTCGGAGAAAACAGTTAAGAAAACAGTCAATTTGATAGGGGTGTCTATTCTGCATAAATACTTTGAAGGGGACGTAAAAGAACTGACTCGTTTATTAAATATGTGCGGGGTTGAGGTTCATGCTGTTTTAGCCTGTGACCTGACCATGGAGCAGCTAAGAAAAATAGGAGAGGCAGATTTGAACCTAGTGATCCATGCAGAATATGGGGTAAAAACAGCGGAGCATTTAAAACAGGAGTTCGGTACCCCATACTATCTGTGCGAAGGAATGCCTGTGGGCTTTAAAGCTACGGAACGGTTCGTGCAGGATATCTGCGGCATTTTTCAAATAGAAAGAGAGAGACGAGAGAACTTTATACAAGAAAGTGAGCGGGCAAGAGCCCGGGCATATGTCTATTTGTCCAGATTAAATTCCCTGACAGGACTTCCAAAGGGTGTGCAGTTTGCAGTGGAAGGGAATTGGTCGGAGTGCTATAGTTATGTCACTTTTCTGGTGGAGTATTTTGGTATGGCAGCGGAAAGCATATCCATACTGAACGCCGGCTGTGATTCCGGCCAGGTGGAGGAAAAGCTGAGGAATTTTTTAAAGCTTCATCACATGGAAGAGGCACTTGAAAGAGAGCTGCCGGAGACAAACAGTGAGCTGGTATTTGCCAATGCAAACACTATTGCCAGACTGAAGCTCAGAGGATTGGCCTTTAGTGGGATTGAAATTTCACTGCCGACTATGGGCTATGTGGATATACTTCCAAAGACTCATATGGGAATCGCAGGTGCCATGCTTTTAACAGAGCAGGTGATCAATGGGCTGATGTTCTGA